taatagaaaattttgacaattattttttaattttccaatatatttgataataattttacacGTCATCTCGTATACCCTACCCTTAAATAATCatcacaatttcaaaagttgttttggtttgaaccaatttaatttcaatttgataATTTGGGTCGGATTAAtggattttttagtttatgaatTGGATGTACACctctaattttttctttaatattttaaaattctttttttataaaaaaaagtaaaaaatcttggagattttaataaaattttgaaaattttctctaGAAACAAACTACCAAATAatgtagaaattaaaaaaaaaaaaaaaaataaaacatacgAAGGGAGGCTTTAGTATAATTTAGCCTAAATTAAAAGACTAAAGTTAAATagaatttactattttaaaattaaatatcactCGTTTAGtttgtaatttgttttattttagtttaaggACAAAGTCTAAATTtagataatattttcaataatttaaaatttagttgatccaattagttaattttttttaatataaagaacataattttattactCTATTCACATCTCGAATTCCATCGAAATAAACCACATGCTCCACTGTTCGCACGAGTCCCATCAATTCCTTTGAGTTTCCTTCTTCTAATCCCGAAGAACGAGTAAACTCCACACAAACACACCAAAAACGAGTTCCACCAAAGCAAATAATGTACTTGAAAAGTCAAACCCAAGATTTGGAGTGACTTATGgagaaatattgaaaagaagatCAAACATTAATGAAAGACTTGACCTCGTGACAATCAATTACTCATAGTCAATGGCATTCCTTGACAACAACTTCATTTCACCtgtttttttcattgtttattCCAAGCAACATAAACGCTTATGTTCTAACTCCATTTCAAGATCCATATGTTCATCTTTGACCGACTCCCTATAGATGGAAGGAGCTACCTGGTGATCTCTAGGTTGCAGTACGTCTAATCGTTAACTCTTCGTGCCACTATCACTGTTTCTAGGACCGACCGACGCCGCACATTCAACATAGCGTTCAAACTCATGTGCCTTCCAGAACCAGAGGTCTTCGAACCGGTTGCGTAGGATGATGCAATTCAAGGgtgttttccattttttcctcatcttcttcatttcccaTCTGGTTTTTGGTTCTACAACTCTAAAACAAAGAGATGAAGAGCTTGAAGCTTTGCTTCAATGGAAGTTTAGCCTTCAAAACAATTCACAAGCTCTCCTTCCTTCATGGAAACTACTCCCACTTCCAAATACAAACTTAACAAATCCTTGCAATTGGGAAGGCATCACTTGCAACAATGCTCACattgtcaatcatatcattctcACAGACATTGGTTTGATAGGTACTCTCGACGACTTCGACTTCTCGTCGTTCCCCAATCTCCTTACTCTCGATCTCCACGGCAACCGCCTTTTCGGGACTGTCCCGCCTTCAATCGGGAAGCTTCATGAACTAACCAAGCTCAACCTCAGCAACAATGGCTTAGAAGGAAGCATACCGAAGGAGGTTGGCAAGCTGCTGAAGCTTACTTCATTGAGCTTCTCACAAAATCGTCTTTCGGGTTCGATCCCAACAACGATCCGAAACTTGAGGAGTCTTTCAGCTCTGAATCTGGGAAGAAATCATCTTTCTGGCTCAATCCCATCTGAGCTAGGTGAATTGGCTTCTCTTGTTGATCTTCAAGTGCATTTAAACAACCTGACCGGTTCGATCCCGACGTCTTTAGGCGATCTTTCCGGCCTAAAAGTTCTGTCCCTCTATGGGAACCAGTTTTCAGGTGAGCTGCCCAAAGAGATAAACAAACTCACCAATTTGACACATTTTTTCCTCTCAAACAACACCATCTCTGGCTCTTTACCACAAACTCTGTGTCATGGAGCCTTATTGCAGTGCTTCTGTGCTAGTAACAACAACTTCACCGGCTCTGTCCCAAAGGGTCTCAAGAACTGCACCAGTCTAACACGACTTCGCCTCGATCGGAACAGATTTCATGGAAACATATCCGAAGATTTCGGTGTGTATCCAAACTTGGATTATATCGATCTCAGTTACAATGATTTCTACGGCGAAGTTTCGTCGAATTGGGCGAAATGCCGACTTCTCACAAGCTTGAAGATCTCCAACAACAAGATTCATGGAGAGATTCCAACAAAACTTGGAGAATCAAGTCTTTTACATGTTCTTGACCTGTCTTCCAACAATCTTTCAGGACAAATTCCCAAAGAACTTGGAAATTTAAAGTCCTTGATCAACCTTACTTTGAGCAGCAACAAGCTTAATGGCTATATGCCTCAAGAACTTGGAGCCTTACCTGATCTATCATACATTGACTTAGCTAACAACAATCTAAGTGGGCCAATACCAAAGCAAATAGCTGATCTTTCCAAGCTCTTCTACTTAAACTTAAGAAGCAACACCTTAGGAGAAAGCATTCCTATTGAGCTTGGCAATCTAGCCAATCTGCAGCTCTTGTTGGATCTCAGTGACAACACATTTTCCGGGGCAATTCCGACACGACTTGCGAATCTCGTGAAACTAGAAGTACTAAACCTCTCCCACAATCAGCTATCTGGGTCGATCCCAACTTCTTTCGTTCATATGAAGAGCCTACGACTCGTCGACTTTTCATCCAACGACTTGGAAGGTCCAATTCCTGAGAGCAAGGCTTTCGAAGAGGCATCGGCCGAGGCGTTCGAGAACAACAAAGAACTATGTGGAAACCACACGAGCTTAAAGAGTTGTCCAATTCAAGAGAAGGATAAGAAGAAGGGAGCTATTTCTTCACTTCTTTTGATTGTAATTCCTTCTTTTGGAGCTTTGTTCTTAGCATTATGTTTAGGCATTACATTTTTAAGTGTCTTGAAAGGGgaaggaagaacaaagaaggCAAAAGTTAGTGGAGATTTGTTCTCAGTTTGGAGTTATGATAAAAAATTGGTGTATGAAGGCATAAGAGAAGCAACTGAAGGCTTTGATGATAAGTATTGCATTGGCGTTGGCAGCCATGGAAGTGTTTACAAGGCAAAGCTATCAACAGGCCAAGTTGTGGCAGTCAAGAAGCTCCATTCAAAGCATGTCAATACCAATTTGGAAGAACAAAGAGTatcagagagagagataacTTTAATGACAAAGATCCGACACCGAAACATCGTAAAGCTTTACGGGTTCTGTTTTCATGATGGACGGTCGCTCTTGGTCTACGAGTATTTGGAAAGAGGAAACTTAGCTAAGATCTTGAAGTGTGACGAGCTAGCAAA
This sequence is a window from Cucurbita pepo subsp. pepo cultivar mu-cu-16 chromosome LG04, ASM280686v2, whole genome shotgun sequence. Protein-coding genes within it:
- the LOC111792819 gene encoding probable leucine-rich repeat receptor-like protein kinase At1g35710; this translates as MMQFKGVFHFFLIFFISHLVFGSTTLKQRDEELEALLQWKFSLQNNSQALLPSWKLLPLPNTNLTNPCNWEGITCNNAHIVNHIILTDIGLIGTLDDFDFSSFPNLLTLDLHGNRLFGTVPPSIGKLHELTKLNLSNNGLEGSIPKEVGKLLKLTSLSFSQNRLSGSIPTTIRNLRSLSALNLGRNHLSGSIPSELGELASLVDLQVHLNNLTGSIPTSLGDLSGLKVLSLYGNQFSGELPKEINKLTNLTHFFLSNNTISGSLPQTLCHGALLQCFCASNNNFTGSVPKGLKNCTSLTRLRLDRNRFHGNISEDFGVYPNLDYIDLSYNDFYGEVSSNWAKCRLLTSLKISNNKIHGEIPTKLGESSLLHVLDLSSNNLSGQIPKELGNLKSLINLTLSSNKLNGYMPQELGALPDLSYIDLANNNLSGPIPKQIADLSKLFYLNLRSNTLGESIPIELGNLANLQLLLDLSDNTFSGAIPTRLANLVKLEVLNLSHNQLSGSIPTSFVHMKSLRLVDFSSNDLEGPIPESKAFEEASAEAFENNKELCGNHTSLKSCPIQEKDKKKGAISSLLLIVIPSFGALFLALCLGITFLSVLKGEGRTKKAKVSGDLFSVWSYDKKLVYEGIREATEGFDDKYCIGVGSHGSVYKAKLSTGQVVAVKKLHSKHVNTNLEEQRVSEREITLMTKIRHRNIVKLYGFCFHDGRSLLVYEYLERGNLAKILKCDELAKELSWMRRINIVKGVANALNYMHQDCVPPIIHRDISSNNILLDGNYDAHVSDFGTARLMNLDSSTWTVTAGTYGYIAPDLAYTMKVTEKCDVYSFGVVTFETIMGHHPGELIYTLSTTSSTMCSEPSDVEPLELRDMMDKRLPAPTAEEAEEILTMAKLALACINVNPQFRPTMKTVAQDLSTPRRVILESFCSITLGRLVNLDDEQLPVQEGNNLPDSQ